One window of Nostoc sp. C052 genomic DNA carries:
- a CDS encoding pitrilysin family protein, giving the protein MYEFSKFYRYPLPLLILSLWLLAVLLLSDQPAHSQHSVISNKEKYQSTLLVKRIMPSTLTENVRKTVLENGLTVLTKEVHTAPVVTVQVWYKVGSRNEEPGVNGIAHQLEHMMFKGTRNRPIQFGRLFSALGSDSNAFTSYDQTAYYGTVERNKLKALLVLEADRMQNSQIEPEQLASEKRVVISELQGYENSPEYRLNRAVMQVVFPHHAYGLPVGGTKADVEKFEVEQVEKYYRNFYKPDNAVLVIVGDFQTAKTLETIKQTFGKIPRGQEAGGRGQGAGVISPALKTQHSALSTPIVLREPGVGRLLQVVYPLPDANQPDVPALDVMDYILTEGRNSRLYQALVESGLASEVTASVTSLQESGWYEVLVTAGSKQDLKKIDSMLSSAIANVAEKGVTSEEVEQAKTQLIADVILSNRDITSQAMRLGTDETTAGDYRYTDRYLAAVRLVRPTDVVNVINKYLTKEARTVGFFEPTQKLITEVSDKPDSAQTTENFSPLAPVLPSEVMKYLPPVDLATDAIAQVLPQEFKFTNGLRILLLPDRSTPTVTLSGHIQAGTEFDPDNKAGLAAFVAENLLNGTNNKDVLTIAKVLAERGASLDFQTHREGVHIEGDSLAEDLPILLEVLADVVKNSTFPVKELELHRQQTLTDLQLELDEPSEVARRIFVQSIYPKKHPLHTFPTEESLQQIQRQDVIDFKAKHYRPDTTVLALVGDFDLDIVRSLIKNEFGDWEVSGQAPTLKYPTVSMPEKIVSVNPVLPDKTQAVTYMGYTGINRYDPRFHAALVLNQILGGDTLSSRLGAEVRDRQGLSYGIYSYFQAGKNAGTFLIEMQTSPEDSSKAIASTREILQQIHQQGVTALEVETAKRTLISNYNVSLANPEELTDRILMNEVYGLDKVELHSFTDKIQKVTLDQVNQAARELLHPDKIVVVTAGPSMLSEKNIR; this is encoded by the coding sequence ATGTATGAATTTTCCAAATTTTATAGATATCCTTTGCCGTTATTAATTTTAAGCTTATGGCTACTAGCAGTTTTGTTATTGAGCGATCAACCTGCTCATAGCCAACATTCAGTTATCTCTAATAAAGAAAAATATCAGTCAACCTTGCTAGTAAAAAGAATAATGCCCTCAACACTGACAGAAAATGTCCGCAAGACAGTACTAGAAAATGGTCTAACTGTCCTGACAAAGGAAGTGCATACTGCGCCAGTGGTGACGGTGCAGGTGTGGTACAAGGTTGGCTCACGTAATGAAGAACCAGGCGTGAATGGCATTGCCCACCAGTTGGAACACATGATGTTTAAAGGCACTCGAAATCGTCCGATTCAATTTGGACGTTTGTTTAGTGCTTTAGGTAGTGATTCCAATGCTTTTACCAGCTATGACCAAACGGCATATTACGGTACTGTGGAACGAAACAAGCTCAAAGCGCTTTTAGTGCTAGAAGCCGACAGAATGCAAAATTCCCAGATTGAGCCAGAGCAACTAGCGAGTGAAAAGCGGGTAGTAATTTCCGAGTTGCAAGGTTACGAAAATAGTCCAGAATATCGCCTTAACCGCGCCGTCATGCAAGTGGTGTTTCCCCATCATGCTTATGGGTTGCCTGTAGGTGGTACTAAAGCTGATGTCGAGAAATTTGAAGTTGAGCAGGTAGAGAAATACTACCGCAATTTTTACAAACCCGATAATGCTGTCTTAGTAATTGTGGGAGATTTTCAAACTGCAAAAACTCTAGAAACAATTAAACAGACGTTTGGCAAAATACCCAGGGGGCAAGAGGCAGGGGGCAGGGGGCAGGGGGCAGGAGTTATTTCTCCAGCACTCAAAACTCAGCACTCAGCACTCAGCACTCCCATCGTATTGCGAGAACCGGGAGTAGGGCGACTGTTACAAGTTGTGTATCCGTTACCGGATGCAAATCAACCGGATGTGCCTGCGTTGGATGTGATGGATTACATCTTGACAGAGGGGCGGAATTCTAGACTTTATCAGGCATTAGTGGAATCAGGTTTAGCGAGTGAAGTTACGGCATCCGTTACCAGTTTGCAAGAATCTGGCTGGTATGAGGTGTTGGTGACGGCTGGATCTAAACAAGATTTGAAAAAAATTGACTCAATGTTGAGTAGTGCGATCGCCAATGTAGCAGAAAAAGGCGTGACATCGGAGGAAGTTGAACAAGCCAAAACCCAATTAATCGCAGATGTAATTTTGAGTAACCGTGATATCACCTCTCAAGCCATGCGATTGGGCACTGATGAGACAACTGCTGGTGATTATCGCTACACAGACCGCTATTTGGCAGCTGTCCGGTTGGTGAGGCCGACAGATGTTGTGAATGTAATTAACAAATATCTCACAAAAGAAGCGCGGACAGTAGGCTTTTTTGAACCAACTCAGAAACTAATAACAGAAGTTAGCGACAAACCAGACTCAGCCCAAACTACAGAAAATTTCTCTCCTCTAGCACCTGTGCTTCCTTCTGAGGTGATGAAATACTTACCACCTGTAGATTTGGCTACAGATGCAATTGCTCAAGTATTACCACAGGAATTTAAATTTACTAACGGACTGCGGATATTACTGTTACCCGATCGTAGTACTCCCACCGTTACCCTAAGCGGCCATATTCAAGCCGGGACGGAATTTGATCCAGACAATAAAGCTGGATTGGCTGCGTTTGTAGCAGAGAACTTGCTAAATGGCACTAATAACAAGGATGTCTTGACTATTGCCAAAGTTTTGGCAGAAAGAGGGGCGAGTTTAGACTTTCAAACCCACCGGGAAGGTGTGCATATTGAGGGTGATAGTTTAGCAGAGGATTTACCGATACTTCTGGAAGTATTGGCAGATGTTGTGAAAAATAGTACCTTTCCAGTCAAAGAATTAGAACTGCATCGCCAACAAACTTTAACCGACTTGCAATTGGAACTAGATGAGCCATCAGAAGTAGCTAGAAGGATATTTGTTCAGTCAATTTACCCGAAAAAACATCCCTTACATACCTTTCCCACAGAGGAGAGTTTACAGCAGATTCAGCGCCAGGATGTGATTGATTTCAAAGCTAAACATTATCGTCCAGATACGACAGTGCTAGCGCTGGTGGGAGATTTTGATCTGGACATTGTGCGATCGCTGATTAAAAATGAGTTTGGAGACTGGGAAGTTAGCGGTCAAGCACCCACATTAAAATATCCCACGGTATCAATGCCGGAGAAAATCGTGAGTGTCAATCCGGTTTTACCAGATAAAACCCAAGCTGTTACATATATGGGTTACACAGGCATTAACCGTTACGATCCTCGGTTTCATGCCGCCTTAGTATTGAACCAGATTTTGGGAGGCGATACCTTATCTAGTAGACTGGGGGCAGAAGTGCGTGATCGCCAAGGTTTGAGCTATGGAATTTATAGCTACTTCCAAGCTGGGAAGAACGCAGGGACATTTTTGATAGAAATGCAAACTAGTCCTGAAGATAGCAGTAAAGCGATCGCTAGTACCCGCGAAATTCTACAGCAAATCCATCAACAAGGCGTCACCGCGCTGGAAGTAGAAACAGCTAAACGCACTCTCATCAGCAACTACAACGTTTCCCTGGCCAACCCAGAAGAATTAACAGATAGAATTCTGATGAATGAGGTGTATGGACTAGATAAAGTAGAATTGCACTCCTTCACTGATAAAATTCAGAAAGTCACTCTTGACCAAGTTAATCAAGCGGCTCGTGAGTTACTCCACCCAGATAAAATCGTGGTTGTTACTGCTGGCCCATCTATGTTATCAGAGAAAAATATTAGGTAA
- a CDS encoding VOC family protein, with amino-acid sequence MHHASIRTANIHRAIAFYEHLGFTISERFTTGYTLACWMEGLGGRIELIQIPEPKPAPDAFNDEHYVGYYHLSFDLTDITLDLPSWLTNLQERVLLAVESQTQELQPLKILLEPTQQQIGDRIYEVAFIADTDGLPLEFIRVLAKLP; translated from the coding sequence ATGCACCACGCTTCTATTCGGACTGCGAATATTCATCGAGCGATCGCTTTCTACGAACATTTAGGGTTTACAATCTCAGAACGCTTTACCACAGGCTACACCCTAGCTTGCTGGATGGAAGGATTGGGCGGCAGAATTGAACTGATCCAAATTCCCGAACCCAAGCCAGCCCCAGATGCCTTTAATGACGAGCATTATGTGGGGTATTATCATCTCTCGTTCGATTTAACTGACATTACACTAGATTTACCTAGCTGGTTGACAAATTTACAAGAACGTGTGTTGCTAGCTGTTGAGAGTCAAACCCAAGAATTACAACCATTGAAGATACTTTTAGAACCGACACAACAGCAAATAGGCGATCGCATTTACGAAGTAGCTTTCATCGCTGATACCGATGGCTTACCTCTCGAATTCATTCGGGTTTTAGCTAAATTACCATAA